A single genomic interval of Antechinus flavipes isolate AdamAnt ecotype Samford, QLD, Australia chromosome 1, AdamAnt_v2, whole genome shotgun sequence harbors:
- the TP53INP1 gene encoding tumor protein p53-inducible nuclear protein 1 isoform X2, with amino-acid sequence MFQRLNSMFVGEIKTSSKEPEFSEKDDDEWILVDFIDTNFSTEVEEEDISEESPTDHPPVFSCLPASLECLADTSESCYVQFEACPMEESWFITPPPCFTAGGLTTIKVETSPLENLLIEHPSMSVYNSSRNLNEGSCETEFHNPSSPRPGSGEGEVEGGKTSNSAAIPLSDFLLTAVS; translated from the exons ATGTTCCAGAGATTGAATAGTATGTTTGTGGGTGAAATCAAGACCTCTAGCAAAGAACCAGAATTTAgtgaaaaagatgatgatgaatggaTTCTTGTTGACTTTATAG ACACTAATTTTTCAACAGAAGTCGAAGAGGAAGACATCAGTGAAGAATCTCCTACTGATCATCCTCCAGTTTTTTCTTGTTTACCAGCTTCCCTGGAATGTTTAGCTGATACTAGTGAATCTTGCTACGTCCAATTTGAGGCCTGTCCAATGGAGGAGAGTTGGTTTATTACCCCTCCCCCATGCTTTACTGCAGGTGGATTAACCACTATCAAGGTGGAAACCAGTCCTTTGGAAAACCTTCTAATAGAACATCCCAGCATGTCTGTTTATAATTCCTCCAGGAATCTTAATGAGGGTAGCTGTGAGACCGAATTTCATAATCCAAGCAGTCCTAG GCCTGGAAGTGGTGAAGGGGAAGTAGAGGGAGGAAAAACTTCAAACTCAGCAGCCATCCCTCTCTCAGACTTCCTTCTGACTGCAGTGTCCTAG